TAGGCAACTTATTGTTTCCCTTATATTTTCTGTTTTACAATTTTCTTCATTCTCGAGGTCAGCCTCCACTTGTATAGGCTTTATGTTCCAAAGACTTGCTAATGTGAATAGAGGCCAAACAGCTTGTCAATCAGTAAGGAAAAACATTTGAAAACCTAGAAGAAAGCTGCTGATTCAGCTGAAGAGTAAACAGGATACTGTAACACATAATATGTTACCTGAGGCATTTCCCATTCGCTTAGTGTCTCTGAAGCCAACAGTGACAGCAAGGCAGAGCAGCATTAGGATCCAATTAATCTCTGGGATATAAATCTGCCCATTAATCTTATCTGATGTATGAACAATTCTCACTCTTGGGAAGCAACCCAGAGCAGAGCACTGTCGAATAATGGAAAATGTTCCTGTAATAATAGATTGACTCCCCACTACTGCTGCAAGTATTGCTATTCCGAGTACAGGCCACCTCAAAACCTCTAAAAGGATTTAATCATTGCAATAAAAGATTAAtgaacatacatatatataagctaaAGATCCCTCATAAATTGATCCCCATACCTGGCACAGATACATAAAATCCGATATGATACCCAGTTTGAATGACGTGATGCTTCGACAGATAAGCAGCTTGTCCCATATATGCAAGGATCAAAGATGGGTAGACCACGAATGTGAATGCAAGCTGTGAACAATTAACCTTATCAGTTCAACTTTAACTTCCAGTTATCCTAATGAAAACTATCAAGAACAACATATCCTCTGATGCACCAGAAAAAGCAATAATATAGAACATGGGCGATTGTAGCTGTGTATGCATATATTGGCTTTAAACTAGCATGACATGCAATATCCCAGACACCTAAAATGAGCAACCCATGTAAGAAACGGCAAGTTTTGACAACATAAACACCAAATAATCACTGACGGACATTGAATGTTGACACAAATTTGGAAAGTGCCAAATCCATAAGCGTTATTTATTGTAAAATATAGTTTATAGGCTTCAGCGAGAGTGAATTAGTTTTAGTTATACCTTAATCGATAACTGTGAAAAGTGTCCAAGGTCTGCAAACATAGCCTCGGAACCTACAAAATGACAAGCATAAATTGCTGAGATAAAAAGAATTTCAAGATGAAGAATCGCCCTTTTGATTGAAAGCCTTCTACCTGTGATACACAAGAGAATCCCTCCCAAAGACATCCATCCTCCCCTTTGTGTCTTCCTCAAGAACTTGTACATATGGTATGGGGAAAGTGCTTGATATACATGAGGGTTCCAGCGAAAGATATTGTAAACACCAATGAGGCTGATGCAAAGAAGCCAAGTTACAACAATTGGTGCAAACAGATATGCTACCCGATGTGTACCATAATGTTGAAGAGCAAACAGTCCGACCAGTATGATGCATGCAATAGGGACTACTGCATCTGCAAAATGGTCAAAACattgaaagaaccaaaaaacaaatgaataactGGAGCAAGCATCCATATTATGTTATCATTGCATTGATGAGCAGCAGAATATGGTAACAGTAGTATATATTGCAGTTAGAATAGACTTAATATCTGTCAGCATATGATAGTAATTAGTAAGCGATGAGaccaaaaaaattgatagcAAGCATGAAACGCAGAACCCACTTTTTTCCAGCAACGAATTTAGTTACTGATGGACTTATCTTCTATTGGCTATCTAGATATGATAAGGCCTGCAAACATGGTAAACAAGGAAATAGGATGAAGAACTTTCCTCACTGATGACACCAGTGATCTCTGTCCAAATTGAGAATGTTGCAacaggaagagaaaaaaactgaCCAAACAATAGAAGTGCCTGAACAAAAAGTTCAGCACACACCAAATAGAGACAGATAAAAAGAacagaagaacaagaataatcTTCCTGGAAGACTTGCCATCTTAAAATTCTAATATTTAATGAAATTAGAGAACACAATGCGATCACTGGTAGCAGGATCTGCATATATTAGCTTCTCTGCATGGTTGGTATGCAGATGTATATGTCACCTTGGCACAGGATTAACGACGATAACCTTCATTCCATCAAAGTAAATGTCAACATCCATTAGAATACAACTTTCACAAGCATCATAAACACCTAAGACGCAAACAATTAATCACAACTAAAGATGCAGATATGCCATGCTTACATTCATGTTGTCTTCTCGACATTGAGAGCTCCAACCCTGACACTGCAGAAAAAACTGCAAGACACAACAGATTCTTCACAACTcttaaagaaaactgaaaaggtcCAACACAACAgactaaagaaaaaaatatatataacagtaCCTGAAATTGCCGGCGTGAGGACTCCATCACCGATGACCATGCAAGCACCTAACAGGGCCAACACAAGCAATATGCTCTGCAGGACTTTATGCTTTTCAAGCAAAAGCCTTACCCTTGATCCCATCTTAGAGTCATAAGGCATTTCTTTCTTGTACGTTGAGAGTGCTTCATCAGCGACCTGGCCGTTTGGCAAGAAACCAACCTTGGCATGCCTGCAGAGAAGAGAGTACAAGGCAAAAGTTCCACCTGCATAAGGGCAAGAACAGCATGGTACTAGTATGTTAGCAGTGTAGCATATAACAACATACGACGACCAAATattcctctttttcttgttgGTTAATGGCCAATACCTTCTCCATTATCATCTGCTCTCAGCACTATAAAAACATACTTGAGAAGAGGCACCAGCGTCAACGtccagaaaacaaaagaaagtacTCCAAAAATCTCTTCATTAGTCTCGGAATGATGAATATCCTCTGCGAAGGTGCTCTTGTACACATATAAGGGTGAAGTACTCAAATCCCCATATACCACACCCAAGCTCTGATACGCCAGGGTTAAAATAGTCCTCCATGATTCTTTCtgtcaacagaaaaaacaataGAAGCGCAATTCATCAAACACGAGTACAAGTTAAAACATATCCCATATCCTTCTCCGTTAAAACaccctaaaaataaatatttttccttAAAAACTTGCTACCAAGGAAAACCATACTCCTCCGATCTCCCTTCAAGATCTTCATAAATCCAGTAGCTTATTCCTATCCATATATAAGAacagatattttttcttttcttgcagttgattttttaattgaaaaaaaaaaacatttcttttcacCAGTAAATTCAATTGCCAAATTAAAGaagctccctctctcttttcgtGCTCAGGCCAATGTCAAAAGCAAAGTATTTGAGGAAACAGTCGAAACTACATCGCCAACTATGacatgataaaagaaaatttacattgTTTTGAAATAAGTGAAGATAGAGGCAAAGGATTGCAACTCGGGAaaacagtatttttttttcaatttagaACTCTCGAAGGGAGAAAAACTGACAAATTCAAGCATTAAAGAAATGTTGCAGAAATGCATCTCTAACAAGCAGCCATAACCAAACAAGAAATCTTTGCTTTCTGCCTTTCAGAAGACCAAACATACAAATTCTTTGCTTTCACCAGGCAAgtgggagaaggagagggagagatcaCCTTAACAGGGTTCCTGTAAATCCCACCCTCAACATCCATGGCAATGAGGAGCCAAAACGCCAACTAGCCCATTCCACTCTGCAACCTCAGAACGATACCGCACCATTCAGTCAGAGCAACCGAAACCACTGCAACCAGTCAGCGGAAAGGCAACAGCACGCGTCAAGCTCATGAATCCACTCATCTGCATATTCAGACTCTGCAACCCACCTCACCAAATGAAGAACAGAAGCAGACCACGCTAGCGGAAGTCAATAGACTGCTCCCAACTTCGCCTTTTCCGGTTTTCTCTGTCGTCTGCCAAAATATCCGGACTCCTACTCGAGCTACAAACCAAGAACAGCCACCGTCAATTCTCCCGTGCTAAGGTGTTATAAATTAGGTGGTCAGAAATTTAATACCAGCACCACCCAGAAGGCACCTCCACTATCTGGGATTAAATGAATGAGAAACGGcgatgtgtgtgagagagagaggcgttTATTCTTTCCAAGTCCAACTGGTAGTTCAACTATTCCTACGATGACAAGGTGATAAAAAGAACAGGTAGAAACAGCAAGGTTTATCAAAAAGCTAGTAATGAATCTAATTAAAGCAAGATTTACCACGAGACGTAGGAATTTAGAATAGAAGAACGGTCCTGAGCTTGTGCCAGAGAACATTTACTTTTagtaaaaagattgaaaaagatggggaagaagaagaagacagcaGTGCTTTTGGCCGGCTCGGATTTCATTACTTTGGTCAATCCCAAATCTTCCACCAAACGTGACTCTGGATTTGGACGACAAGGaataattttctttccttctttctttcaatatgTAAAAATTCTACCACAGAAGCCGACCAACCAAGGCAAGGGGGAAACGGAAGCGTATTAGAAACACACGCATCTGCCTCCTGTGGGTGTATAATATTGAGAACAAGTGAACTAATCTTTATCTGACTTTATTAAAGCTGGCTGTGCTCCATATAATTGAAATGACTTGAACGACCCTTGTtggctttcttcttttctcttttaaaaaaaaaaaaaaaaaacttcgttTAAAGgactattttttaattaaattctCAAAAGCAGGCTTCATTTTCCCCACTTTTCTTGTAAACGGGTCAATGTCGTTGGCAACTGTGCTGGTTAAAAAAGAGTGGTTAGGTGCTTCTCCCTTTGCCCAATGATTTATCTAAAAAGATCAGCCAACCACGAGGCaaattgatcttttttttttctttaaaagcaaaagaatttttaactcaaaaaaaaaaaagtgctgcAAAAAGCAAAGCATAAAGTTTTTTATGCGTTTCAACTTGGCTCGTAAAAGTCAGTTTTAAAATCTATCGGTTTCTGAATTGGGTTGGCAGCTTATGAATCGAGTTGTAAATAGAccaacaatttttaaaaaaaatataataatataaaacataattaaaaaattaaaacattttaaaatataaacaaagttGACATGTGGACTCTCAAATCATTCAAATTCAAGTTGATTCTATAACATTGGTTTCTTCGGTGTTAAAGATatgaaatatatgtatcttgacATGTCAACCACTAATTCTTAGTTATTTCAATACAATAATAATCAAAagtatttatatttttcttattcaaaaGTGAGAGAAATAAGTCGATAGAGACCATGCATATCGGCCAATACGTCACATAGTTTAGTTCCCGATTCAAGTTAGAAACCGACGCTTATGACTTTGATGTACCTACCAATCAGCTGCATCATATAATTAGTTGTTAGCAACAGCAAAAGTCTAAGCTCAccgaaaaaaacaaaagagagagagaaattagaaaCAGGAGacctttttctgaaattcttCCTAAAATCTGAGTTCCTAAAATTAAATTTGAGAAAGGAAGACTCTACCGCCGAAAAAAAGTATGATGTGCGTAGGGGTAAACAATtctcgagttcgactcgttaaAACTCGGCTGGTGAACGAGTTCGAGTCAACTCATTTGCTTAGCGACTGGAGCTCGAGTTCATGGGTCGACTCGCTCAAATGATCGAGTTTAGTTCGATTTTACTGAACTCGAACTGTTAAGCTCGACTTGgcttgaaaatgatgtgtagcgattttttaaatattcgactcgttttttaaattaaaaaaccagTATAATGatgttaattaattatgtaagtttttacaaaaattcattcaagtttgttgagccttaatcaagcTGAAGTAATAGTCCATATATTCTAACAAGTTTGTCGAGTCATaactgctgagtcgagctcgagctgcttctgtcgagctattattgagctcgaactcaaggtttcattaatcgagccgagctcgagctggctgaactcgggctcaacttggCTTGTGTTCACTTCAGAAAGACTATAATTTctcagtttcaactttcaaatatGGACAACTTTCAAACATGGATAAACTACAGCCGGTTTCAAGCGAACAGGAGGCTAATCTCGTTGTCGAGTGAAGGCCGAAGCATCTACCCTTCCTCCATCCCTCCATGCAAGACTCTAGTGGGTTGGTAGCAGACTTTTAAATGTACCATTTTTTTAGCAATAAAGCCCAGACCGTCAACTCATGACCTAACTACCGCTAAAAAACTTAGCCCGACATTTAGTGGATTGGTAAACATATACTTAAGTTTaaatctcttttattttcacctAAATCAAAATATTGGACCTTGTGTTTGTCACAATTAGCCTGGATCAAATTCAAGCTCTGCTTTATAAAATACAATTTGAACTTGAGTCCTTAATTCAGGGTTcctattaataaaatataattttattttcattagaaTTTGTTTGTAACATTGCATATCTATCTGTAAACAAACATCACATGGACACACACAATAATCTTATAGTATCTGTTTTTCTAGGAACAATAACAGCACATATCGTCAATTATTCAGCATTTACATGCTATTATATTTGAACACAGCATGGTGCACATGCCAtaaaccttatatatatatatatatatatatatatatatatataaaagattggTATCGAATTCACGAATTTTGGTATAGAAGACCAACTGTCactaaaaatcttaaaatatgaACTTAACTTTGAACATTGCCCATTAAGTTAAAACTTTACAATGCTGAATGAGATGGAAAAAcaatgttcttctttcttttgtattattattttccACTTGAAGGGGAAATGTAAAAGAAGACAGtatttcacatatttttaatgGGGTAAGCTTCAACATCAACATCAAGGTCTTCATCTGACAGATGCACAAAGGTTTAGGcatgtaaaaaaaacatatatatatatatatatatatatatatatatatatatatatatatatatatatatatgacgctCGTTTCTATCTTTAAtcaaaatcaattaattttgcGGTATATAAATACATAGTTGGAGTAATTGCTGAGGTTTCCTACCACTTATAGAAAGTCAAAACCTTCACTCAACCTCTTCTTcactcaatctcttcttgcTTAAGAGGTAGAGTTTGCTTTCGGTGTTTTGACATTTCATCCCCACCacaatttaatttacatgtcaTTTCTTTTGCAGAATAGAAAGTTGACACCCTGAATATTCGAAACAAAAACTGAGCGCCTACAATCTCATACCATACTTGTTGCCGCAACCCCTTCAAAACTTTTGCACTATACATAAAACTGTTTTTTTAAGCATAATTTAACCGATTTAAATGAATATCCAGACTCTTATAATATCTAGAATTTCGAATCCAATTTAGCCAATTATTATCCAAATAATCAGAAGTGGTAGCGACTAATATTAAAGAACTGGGAGGCGAAGCTGCAAGTAGCGATGAGTTGTTTGAGATTAGGTATTTGCAGAGGACGACCCAGAGAGACAAGCGtggcagaaaaaataaaataaaggggAATTAGTTAcaaatttataat
Above is a window of Nymphaea colorata isolate Beijing-Zhang1983 chromosome 8, ASM883128v2, whole genome shotgun sequence DNA encoding:
- the LOC116258625 gene encoding potassium transporter 8-like, translating into MDVEGGIYRNPVKKESWRTILTLAYQSLGVVYGDLSTSPLYVYKSTFAEDIHHSETNEEIFGVLSFVFWTLTLVPLLKYVFIVLRADDNGEGGTFALYSLLCRHAKVGFLPNGQVADEALSTYKKEMPYDSKMGSRVRLLLEKHKVLQSILLVLALLGACMVIGDGVLTPAISVFSAVSGLELSMSRRQHEYAVVPIACIILVGLFALQHYGTHRVAYLFAPIVVTWLLCISLIGVYNIFRWNPHVYQALSPYHMYKFLRKTQRGGWMSLGGILLCITGSEAMFADLGHFSQLSIKLAFTFVVYPSLILAYMGQAAYLSKHHVIQTGYHIGFYVSVPEVLRWPVLGIAILAAVVGSQSIITGTFSIIRQCSALGCFPRVRIVHTSDKINGQIYIPEINWILMLLCLAVTVGFRDTKRMGNASGLAVITVMLVTTCLMSLVIVLCWHKNVLFAICFIFFFGTIEALYFSASLIKFLEGAWVPIVLSFAFMLVMYIWHYGTIKKYEFDLQNKVSMKWLLSLGPGLGIVRVPGIGLIHAEVATGIPAMFSHFVTNLPAFHQVLVFVCIKSVPVPYVRPEERFLVGRIGPKEFRLYRCIVRYGYLDIHKDDLEFEKELTYSIAEFIRSGQQSSLSMDEYEKDEKLTVIGTPTADSFHCVEENAADVPGTSGSCNELSVNSSPVVTRRKQVRFLLPESPEMDAAAREELQELMEAREAGMAFILGHSYVRAKSGSSFLKRIAIDVGYDFLRRNCRGPASALNIPHTSTLEVGMIYYV